The following coding sequences are from one Caminibacter pacificus window:
- a CDS encoding formyltransferase family protein, protein MKKIIVFFGKGGSNFINLLKNQSNYKIIAGITNRNDSEALKYKNLPPILISNDNDEILSFLKEKNPDLIVLAGYMKIVPPKIINAFKKKIINLHPSILPEFKGLNADKKSFEAKKACGITIHYADIELDSGDIILQYHINPNNFNNFEEYHEALKKAEHKFLPAVVELF, encoded by the coding sequence TTGAAAAAGATAATTGTATTTTTCGGAAAAGGCGGAAGTAATTTTATTAATCTTTTAAAAAATCAGTCAAATTATAAAATAATAGCTGGTATTACAAATAGAAACGACTCCGAAGCTCTAAAATACAAAAATCTACCCCCGATATTAATATCAAACGACAATGATGAAATTTTATCTTTCTTAAAAGAAAAAAATCCGGATTTAATAGTATTGGCCGGATATATGAAAATAGTACCTCCAAAAATTATAAACGCTTTTAAAAAAAAGATTATCAACCTACACCCGAGTATTTTACCCGAGTTTAAGGGTTTGAATGCAGATAAAAAATCTTTTGAAGCCAAAAAAGCGTGTGGAATTACAATTCATTATGCTGATATAGAGCTTGATAGCGGTGATATAATTTTACAATATCATATTAATCCGAATAATTTTAATAATTTCGAAGAGTATCATGAAGCATTAAAAAAAGCCGAGCATAAGTTTTTGCCGGCTGTAGTTGAACTATTTTAG
- the rplS gene encoding 50S ribosomal protein L19 codes for MINKYIEAFESKQVEGKEIPEFRPGDTVRVAVEIKEGEKSRIQNFEGVVIAIKGRGAGKTFTVRKIGANNIGVERIFPLYSESIKGIEVVRKGKVRRAKLYYLRGKTGKKARIKERRD; via the coding sequence ATGATTAATAAATACATTGAAGCATTCGAATCTAAGCAAGTAGAAGGTAAAGAGATTCCTGAATTCAGACCTGGGGATACTGTAAGAGTTGCAGTTGAAATTAAAGAAGGTGAAAAATCAAGAATCCAAAATTTCGAAGGTGTTGTAATCGCTATTAAAGGTAGAGGTGCCGGAAAAACTTTTACAGTTAGAAAAATCGGTGCGAACAACATCGGTGTAGAAAGAATTTTCCCACTTTACAGCGAAAGTATTAAAGGTATCGAGGTAGTAAGAAAAGGTAAAGTAAGAAGAGCTAAACTTTACTACCTAAGAGGTAAAACAGGTAAAAAAGCAAGAATTAAAGAAAGAAGAGATTAA
- the trmD gene encoding tRNA (guanosine(37)-N1)-methyltransferase TrmD: protein MKIVFFSLFPNLILPYFQDSILKKALDKNLFEIEVVNFRDYAKNRHKKVDTELVGGGAGMIIDNNALRYALESYKNKFPQARTIFLTPVAKKYNQKDAIRLANEKVLFLVCGRYEGFDERLIEDFADEVLSIGDYVLTGGELGALVIVDSVLRNVKGVLGNSESLEGESFGNNLLEAPNFSKKGEVPSILKSGNHKKIDEWKNIASLLKTKFHRPDLI, encoded by the coding sequence ATGAAAATAGTTTTCTTTTCGCTTTTTCCTAATTTAATACTTCCTTATTTTCAAGATTCCATACTAAAAAAAGCACTTGATAAAAATCTTTTTGAGATTGAAGTTGTTAATTTTAGAGATTATGCAAAAAACAGACATAAAAAAGTGGATACCGAGCTTGTCGGCGGTGGTGCCGGAATGATAATCGACAACAATGCTTTAAGATACGCTCTTGAGAGTTATAAAAACAAATTTCCACAGGCAAGAACGATATTTTTAACACCCGTTGCAAAAAAATATAATCAAAAAGACGCAATAAGACTTGCAAATGAAAAAGTACTTTTTTTAGTGTGCGGAAGATATGAAGGGTTTGATGAGAGATTAATCGAAGATTTTGCAGATGAGGTTTTGAGTATTGGTGATTATGTGCTAACAGGCGGAGAACTTGGGGCTTTGGTTATAGTAGACAGTGTGCTTAGAAACGTAAAAGGTGTGCTTGGTAATAGCGAATCTTTAGAGGGAGAGAGTTTTGGAAATAATCTTCTTGAGGCTCCGAATTTCTCCAAAAAAGGTGAAGTGCCTTCTATTTTAAAAAGCGGAAATCATAAAAAAATAGACGAGTGGAAAAACATAGCCTCTTTATTAAAAACAAAATTTCATAGACCCGATTTGATTTGA
- the rimM gene encoding ribosome maturation factor RimM (Essential for efficient processing of 16S rRNA) translates to MKNRKIPIAKLGKSHGVRGWQKIHILSDFPEQFKPGSTFKSDREDLTIEKIDLKRGLVKIKGIDTPEDAKKITNRQLYTTEEETRENIKLKEGEYFWFDIEGCDVYEDGKRLGRVKEIERADVDYLLINTDEELVKEGYPKRFMIDFKRHVKDVDIQNKKITASGAIDILESLK, encoded by the coding sequence ATGAAGAATAGAAAAATACCTATTGCGAAACTTGGCAAAAGTCATGGCGTAAGAGGTTGGCAAAAAATACACATTCTTTCAGATTTTCCAGAACAATTCAAACCAGGAAGTACTTTTAAATCCGACAGAGAGGATTTAACTATTGAAAAAATAGACCTAAAAAGAGGTCTTGTTAAAATCAAAGGTATAGATACTCCCGAAGACGCCAAAAAAATCACAAATAGACAGCTATATACTACGGAAGAAGAGACAAGAGAAAATATTAAGCTAAAAGAGGGCGAGTATTTTTGGTTCGATATTGAAGGGTGTGACGTTTATGAAGACGGAAAAAGACTTGGCAGAGTAAAAGAGATTGAAAGAGCCGATGTTGATTATTTGCTGATAAATACTGATGAAGAGTTGGTAAAAGAAGGCTATCCTAAAAGATTTATGATAGATTTTAAACGTCACGTAAAAGATGTGGATATCCAAAATAAAAAAATAACAGCAAGCGGTGCTATCGATATTTTAGAATCTTTAAAATGA
- a CDS encoding KH domain-containing protein — translation MVVDFVKEYAKLLSFEPEKIKVEVVPHEDFDEIVIYAKKADVGRIIGKEGSMVRAIKMVISGCRAKEDKNYKITVKAYEE, via the coding sequence ATGGTTGTTGATTTCGTAAAAGAGTATGCAAAACTTTTAAGCTTCGAACCTGAAAAAATTAAAGTCGAGGTAGTGCCTCACGAAGATTTCGACGAAATCGTAATATACGCGAAAAAAGCGGATGTAGGCAGAATCATCGGCAAAGAAGGTTCGATGGTTCGTGCCATTAAAATGGTGATAAGCGGTTGTCGTGCAAAAGAAGACAAAAACTACAAAATAACGGTAAAGGCCTATGAAGAATAG
- the rpsP gene encoding 30S ribosomal protein S16, protein MVKIRLARFGRKKRPFYRIVVTDSRKRRDSGWIEVIGYYNPLTDPKTVEIDMERLNYWLSNGAQMSERVEKLKKIYEERTANA, encoded by the coding sequence GTGGTTAAAATTAGACTCGCAAGATTTGGTAGAAAAAAAAGACCTTTTTACAGAATAGTTGTAACGGATAGCAGAAAAAGAAGAGATAGTGGATGGATTGAAGTAATCGGATATTACAATCCTTTGACTGATCCTAAAACTGTTGAAATCGATATGGAAAGATTAAACTACTGGCTAAGCAACGGTGCTCAAATGAGCGAAAGAGTTGAAAAACTTAAAAAAATTTACGAAGAAAGAACGGCTAACGCTTAA
- the ffh gene encoding signal recognition particle protein has product MFDKISDGFRGAINKIRMKDDEKALKKALDELKKSLLKSDVHFKVVKDLLKNVELDTKKEGIGKANFLKALDKHLTNILTAPGNYGFVYASKPPTIVMMTGLQGSGKTTTTAKLANYLKTFKKKKVLMVAADLQRLAAVEQLKQLAEQNGLDIYYDENAKDPVEVAKKGVEFAKEKFYDVVLIDTAGRLAIDDALMDELVRMKEAVKPHEIFYVADSLTGKDALNTAKQFDEKLDITGVILTKYDGDSKGGVALSIAHQVGKPLRFIGTGEKIADLEVFVPDRIVSRIMGAGDIESLVEKTSAVIDEKEAKKLTKKLKKGQFNYDDFLKQLEQMKKLGSMKNLLSMIPGMGNMLKQLGDIDLENSAEIKKIKAMINSMTKKERENPHLIKESASRRRRIARGAGLSVQEVNRINKQFQNAAKMAKKFAGKKMPDINELMKMTQGLKFPK; this is encoded by the coding sequence ATGTTTGACAAGATAAGTGACGGCTTTAGAGGTGCGATAAATAAAATAAGAATGAAAGATGACGAAAAAGCTTTAAAAAAAGCTTTGGATGAGCTTAAAAAGAGTCTTTTAAAATCGGACGTTCATTTTAAAGTTGTAAAAGATTTATTGAAAAACGTAGAGCTTGATACTAAAAAAGAGGGTATCGGTAAAGCTAATTTTTTAAAAGCTCTTGATAAACATTTGACGAATATTTTAACGGCACCCGGGAATTACGGGTTTGTTTATGCGAGCAAACCGCCTACTATCGTAATGATGACAGGTCTTCAAGGTAGCGGTAAAACCACTACGACCGCAAAACTTGCTAATTATCTAAAAACATTTAAAAAGAAAAAAGTATTAATGGTTGCGGCAGACCTTCAAAGACTTGCGGCGGTAGAACAATTAAAACAACTTGCCGAACAAAACGGACTTGATATTTATTATGACGAAAACGCAAAAGACCCGGTGGAAGTGGCAAAAAAAGGTGTGGAATTTGCAAAAGAGAAATTTTATGACGTGGTATTAATCGATACGGCGGGTCGTTTGGCAATTGATGATGCGCTTATGGATGAGCTTGTAAGAATGAAAGAAGCTGTTAAACCTCATGAAATTTTCTATGTTGCCGATTCTTTGACCGGTAAAGACGCTCTAAATACGGCAAAACAATTTGACGAAAAACTTGATATTACGGGGGTAATTCTTACTAAATACGACGGTGATAGTAAAGGTGGGGTGGCTTTAAGTATAGCTCATCAAGTAGGTAAACCTCTAAGATTTATAGGTACTGGTGAAAAAATTGCCGATTTGGAAGTATTCGTACCAGATAGAATCGTTAGTAGAATTATGGGTGCGGGGGATATTGAGAGTTTGGTTGAAAAAACGAGTGCTGTTATCGACGAAAAAGAAGCGAAAAAATTAACTAAAAAACTTAAAAAAGGTCAGTTTAACTACGATGACTTTTTAAAACAACTCGAACAGATGAAAAAATTAGGAAGTATGAAAAATCTTCTTTCCATGATTCCCGGTATGGGTAATATGTTAAAACAGCTCGGAGATATCGACCTTGAAAATTCTGCCGAAATTAAAAAAATAAAAGCTATGATAAATTCTATGACCAAAAAAGAGAGAGAAAATCCTCATCTTATTAAAGAGAGTGCGAGTAGAAGAAGAAGAATCGCAAGAGGTGCAGGGTTAAGTGTGCAAGAAGTTAATAGAATTAACAAACAGTTCCAAAACGCCGCAAAAATGGCGAAAAAGTTCGCAGGAAAGAAAATGCCTGACATAAATGAGCTGATGAAAATGACTCAGGGCTTGAAATTTCCTAAATAA
- a CDS encoding four helix bundle protein yields the protein MLLDKQQKNLLTFLYISLGSLSELETQILIAQRLNFVFETEKLLFKIKGLKKMIINMIQSLKN from the coding sequence GTGCTGCTCGACAAACAACAAAAGAATTTATTAACATTTTTATATATTTCTTTAGGCTCTCTTAGTGAACTTGAAACTCAAATATTGATTGCGCAAAGGTTAAATTTTGTTTTTGAGACTGAAAAATTGCTTTTTAAAATAAAAGGTCTCAAAAAAATGATTATTAATATGATACAATCACTAAAAAATTAA
- a CDS encoding four helix bundle protein — protein sequence MIKSHMDLKIWKISMDLAEDIYKMTSSFPKNEIFALTSQMKRAAVSVPSNIAEGAARQTTKEFINIFIYFFRLS from the coding sequence TTGATTAAAAGTCATATGGATTTAAAAATATGGAAAATTTCTATGGATTTGGCAGAAGATATTTATAAAATGACTTCTTCTTTTCCTAAAAATGAAATATTTGCTTTAACATCTCAAATGAAAAGAGCGGCAGTTTCAGTACCGAGTAACATAGCTGAAGGTGCTGCTCGACAAACAACAAAAGAATTTATTAACATTTTTATATATTTCTTTAGGCTCTCTTAG
- a CDS encoding RluA family pseudouridine synthase → MKKEKAYILLAKQEGISNRAAKDLIDRGLVYTHDRKIKIARGLLPVNTRFKIEKVPEAKKIFEDENILVVDKPSYITSEEISKKFKYPLLHRLDKETSGILVLTKNEDFRKKAIEEFKKQNVYKEYLAWVKGIVAEPETIDLPIKVIKTKSGAFAKVSADGEDAVTEIEPILAFRTKSKIKAIIHTGKTHQIRAHLKAIDHPIIGDEKYGGEPYKRVMLHHHKFKIFDYEFESPEPRDFKMQEQRDNTRKKKK, encoded by the coding sequence TTGAAGAAAGAAAAAGCGTATATCTTACTTGCTAAGCAAGAAGGTATATCAAACAGAGCGGCAAAAGATTTAATAGATCGAGGTTTGGTTTATACTCATGACAGAAAAATAAAAATTGCAAGAGGTCTTTTGCCTGTCAATACGAGATTTAAAATCGAAAAAGTTCCCGAAGCTAAAAAAATCTTTGAAGATGAAAATATTTTGGTTGTTGACAAACCTTCTTATATTACGAGTGAGGAAATCAGCAAAAAATTCAAATATCCTCTTTTGCATAGACTGGATAAAGAAACAAGCGGTATTTTGGTTTTGACGAAAAACGAAGATTTTAGGAAAAAAGCGATTGAAGAATTTAAAAAACAAAACGTTTATAAAGAGTATCTTGCTTGGGTAAAAGGAATAGTAGCGGAACCTGAAACTATCGATTTACCTATTAAGGTTATAAAAACCAAAAGCGGAGCTTTTGCAAAAGTTAGTGCAGACGGAGAAGATGCAGTAACTGAAATCGAGCCTATTTTGGCTTTTAGAACGAAATCGAAAATAAAAGCGATTATTCACACCGGAAAAACTCATCAAATCAGAGCTCATTTAAAAGCGATCGATCATCCTATTATAGGTGATGAGAAATACGGCGGAGAACCTTATAAAAGAGTAATGCTTCATCATCATAAATTTAAAATTTTCGATTATGAATTCGAATCACCTGAACCGAGAGACTTTAAAATGCAAGAGCAGAGGGATAATACGAGGAAAAAGAAGAAGTGA